A genomic region of Arachis hypogaea cultivar Tifrunner chromosome 5, arahy.Tifrunner.gnm2.J5K5, whole genome shotgun sequence contains the following coding sequences:
- the LOC112800391 gene encoding novel plant SNARE 11-like encodes MDDLSRISNDLAQIDGQITDVFRALSNGFQKLEKIKEFSRQSRQLEDLTEKMRDCKRLIKEFDKEVKVLEDRLDRGTNKMLNDKKQSMIKELNSYVALKKKYATNIENKRIELFEGPSDGQVEENVLLASSMTNEQLINRGHQMMDETDQAIDRGKKIVQETLNIGTETAATLKSQTEQMSRVVDELDSIHFSMKRASKLAKQLGRQIATDKCIMMLLFFIVIGVIAIVIVKLINPNNQDIRDIPGLGPPALTRRLLWDHIVNEQF; translated from the exons ATGGATGACTTGTCAAGGATCAGCAACGACCTAGCTCAGATCGATGGACAGATCACCGACGTTTTTCGTGCTTTATC AAATGGATTCCAAAAGCTGGAGAAGATTAAGGAATTTAGCAGGCAGAGCAGGCAGTTGGAAGATCTTACAGAGAAAATGCGCGACTGTAAGCG GCTTATAAAAGAATTTGACAAAGAAGTAAAGGTTTTGGAGGATAGACTTGACAGAGGAACCAACAAAATGCTGAACGATAAAAAGCAATCAATG ATCAAAGAGTTAAATTCATATGTTGCTTTGAAAAAGAA ATATGCTACAAATATTGAGAATAAGCGAATTGAGCTCTTTGAAGGACCTAGTGATGGTCAAGTAGAAGAAAATGTTTTGTTGGCTTCAT CAATGACAAATGAACAACTAATTAATAGGGGACATCAAATGATGGATGAAACAGACCAAGCTATTGACAGGGGAAAGAag ATTGTTCAAGAGACACTAAATATTGGAACAGAGACTGCAGCAACTCTAAAGTCTCAG ACAGAACAAATGAGCAGAGTCGTTGATGAGTTGGATTCTATTCATTTTTCAATGAAGAGAGCCTCTAAATTGGCCAAGCAACTTGGTAGGCAG ATTGCTACTGACAAATGTATTATGATGCTACTGTTTTTTATTGTCATTGGAGTAATAGCTATCGTTATTGTAAAG CTTATCAACCCAAACAACCAGGACATTCGTGACATTCCAGGATTAGGCCCTCCAGCTTTGACCAGAAGATTGCTTTGGGATCATATTGTTAATGAGCAATTCTGA
- the LOC112803176 gene encoding SNF2 domain-containing protein CLASSY 3-like isoform X2, translated as MHSNTIPVASRTRSRKTATTTMSLSSSDDDEVVVKGETPPKPQPERGSAEGSGNRDGENVKEGENREDITRKRRKFGVDILIDQGPIPDGKSVAHRTRSHFPKSKKHLLFGTFSQPICLADDDDDEEQEQEQEKEEGQEPGKQGEDDEEEHVEEEEEEEEDDDDDNDDDDDESLYESEETDLEEEDDDDDDDYSVERDACMNNVANFEGKKQKRKRVDVASMLRDMMFGKGEVPLLESVEEESGATVVTMDVPTRSPFNSEKHAPPEKSTEQEVLDAIWAEMERGFSSDPFEEEQGSNEFKCRGSKREKGSAFEFTRKREDQDLKGFGGEFQDCVAQEKGKLSSKSSIEGGNSCVDFPFKFTFLTKEPPAEKSQDEKEIDTIWSEMELGLHVIQQDSASAPQGENNANSDRDQFPVEGDANTPPLFRCQKGEHNLVLDEEIGLICKYCLHVALEIKNWVPPFVESPWEKSDRRDYYYYGDDVDRSVLDELHDRTSWSDDYNLGNHKGTVWDMIPGVKKTMYPHQCEAFEFLWSHLAGGIFLDQLKEENTGNGCVVSHAPGTGKTRLAIVFIQAYMKLYPACSPMIIAPKSMLLTWEEEFKLWKVDIPFHNVNNSEYSGNENETARNLINKFGRNASTQAAKRNCRTAKFYSWKLGKSILGISYKLFELLTRQGSRDKVLRKFLLEQPSLLVLDEGHTPRNKTSAVWKSVSEIETKRRIILSGTPFQNNFRELYTTLCLARPKFADLNPRDEHRGRWQYLVNSYGKVTDSSRKLKILKEIREMIQPFVHVYKGTILQDSLPGLRQLVVILKPTQLQEKLLQDIKKRFDNVLKLEYEESVAAFHPSLCEIAEDKEKIQKCRLNPNESAKTKFLMELIRISGIFNEKVLIFSQFIEPLKLLLSQLKQHFSWTEGREVLQMHGKQEAKLRQASIHTFNDPNSKVRVMLASTKACYEGISLVGASRVVLLDVVWNPSVEKQAISRAYRLGQKKLVFTYHLITKGTTDEKKCGRQAVKDQLSEFVFFHSEGGAQNRQLFSSAELEDKILEQIIEQEKFRHIIEKVAIKKPNLL; from the exons ATGCATTCCAACACTATTCCTGTTGCCTCCAGAACTCGTTCAAGAAAGACCGCCACAACCACCATGAGCCTGAGTAGCTCCGACGATGACGAAGTCGTCGTTAAAGGGGAAACTCCCCCGAAACCTCAACCTGAACGCGGCAGCGCAGAAGGCAGCGGTAACAGAGACGGCGAGAATGTGAAGGAGGGCGAGAACAGAGAAGATATaacgaggaaaagaagaaaatttgGGGTTGACATTTTGATTGACCAGGGTCCCATCCCCGATGGTAAGAGTGTTGCACACAGGACTCGTTCCCATTTCCCGAAGAGCAAGAAGCACCTCCTTTTTGGGACTTTTAGTCAACCAATTTGTCttgctgatgatgatgatgatgaagaacaagaacaagaacaagaaaaggaagaagggcAAGAACCTGGGAAGCAAggtgaagatgatgaagaagaacatgtggaggaggaggaggaggaggaggaagacgaCGACGACGACAACGACGACGATGACGACGAGTCTCTTTATGAATCAGAAGAAACTGATTTGGAggaggaggatgatgatgatgacgacgactACAGCGTAGAGAGAGATGCATGTATGAACAATGTGGCCAATTTCGAAGGGAAGAAGCAAAAGCGGAAGCGTGTTGATGTGGCTAGCATGTTAAGGGATATGATGTTTGGCAAGGGAGAGGTGCCTTTGCTGGAATCTGTGGAAGAAGAATCAGGTGCAACTGTGGTGACCATGGACGTGCCAACAAGGTCCCCTTTCAACAGTGAGAAGCACGCGCCACCGGAGAAATCGACTGAGCAGGAAGTGCTGGATGCTATTTGGGCTGAGATGGAGCGTGGCTTCAGCTCTGATCCTTTTGAAGAGGAGCAGGGTTCTAATGAATTCAAATGCAGAGGTTCCAAGAGGGAAAAGGGATCTGCTTTTGAATTTACAAGGAAGAGAGAAGATCAAGATCTAAAAGGGTTTGGTGGGGAGTTTCAGGATTGTGTTGCCCAAGAGAAGGGTAAATTGTCTAGCAAGTCAAGCATTGAGGGGGGAAATTCATGTGTGGATTTTCCTTTCAAGTTTACTTTTTTAACTAAGGAACCGCCAGCGGAGAAATcccaagatgagaaagaaatagATACGATCTGGTCTGAGATGGAGCTTGGTCTTCATGTTATCCAACAAGACTCTGCTTCTGCTCCTCAG GGTGAAAATAATGCTAATTCGGATCGTGATCAATTTCCGGTGGAAGGTGATGCTAACACACCCCCTCTTTTTCGCTGTCAAAAAGGGGAACACAATCTTGTTCTTGATGAGGAAATTGGGCTTATCTGTAAATATTGCTTGCATGTGGCACTGGAGATCAAGAATTGGGTTCCTCCTTTT gttgaaagtccatgggaaaaATCTGACAGgagagattattattattatggggaTGATGTTGACCGGTCTGTCTTGGATGAGCTTCATGATCGAACTTCTTGGAGTGATGATTATAACCTTGGTAATCACAAGGGGACAGTGTGGGATATGATTCCTGGAGTGAAGAAGACTATGTATCCTCATCAATGCGAAGCTTTTGAATTTCTCTGGAGTCATTTAGCTGGTGGAATTTTTCTTGATCAGCTTAAAGAAGAAAACACTGGAAATGGATGCGTTGTATCTCATGCTCCTGGCACGGGGAAAACCCGTCTTGCTATTGTATTTATCCAGGCTTACATGAAGTTATATCCAGCATGCTCACCAATGATTATTGCTCCTAAAAGCATGCTCCTTACATGGGAAGAGGAGTTCAAACTATGGAAGGTTGACATTCCCTTTCACAATGTGAACAACTCTGAATACTCTGGCAACGAGAATGAAACAGCTCGTAATCTTATCAATAAATTTGGTCGTAATGCTTCAACTCAGGCAGCAAAGCGGAATTGTCGTACAGCTAAGTTCTATTCCTGGAAGCTTGGCAAAAGCATCTTGGGAATTAGCTACAAATTGTTCGAGCTACTTACCCGGCAGGGCTCCCGGGACAAGGTCCTGAGGAAGTTCCTTCTTGAACAGCCTAGTTTGCTAGTTCTTGACGAAGGGCACACTCCCCGCAATAAGACATCTGCTGTATGGAAATCCGTCTCTGAAATTGAAACAAAGAGACGCATCATCCTTTCCGGAACTCCCTTTCAAAACAACTTTAGGGAGCTATACACCACACTGTGCTTGGCAAGGCCTAAATTTGCTGACTTGAATCCAAGAGATGAACATAGAGGGAGATGGCAATATCTTGTCAATTCATATGGAAAGGTTACTGATTCCAGTAGAAAATTAAAGATATTGAAAGAGATCCGAGAAATGATTCAACCTTTTGTTCATGTATACAAGGGAACCATACTGCAAGACAGTCTCCCAGGGTTGAGGCAGTTGGTAGTCATATTGAAGCCAACCCAGTTGCAGGAGAAATTGCTTCAAGATATTAAGAAGAGATTTGATAATGTGCTTAAATTAGAATACGAAGAGTCTGTAGCAGCGTTTCATCCTTCTCTTTGCGAGATAGCTGAAGACAAGGAGAAGATACAAAAGTGTAGATTGAACCCCAACGAAAGTGCCAAAACAAAGTTCTTAATGGAACTTATCAGGATCAGTGGAATTTTCAatgaaaaagttttgatttttagTCAATTCATTGAACCTTTGAAGCTTCTACTGAGCCAGCTGAAGCAACATTTTAGTTGGACCGAAGGAAGAGAGGTGTTACAAATGCATGGAAAACAAGAAGCAAAGCTTCGACAGGCTTCAATCCACACTTTCAATGATCCGAACAGCAAAGTAAGGGTAATGCTAGCATCAACCAAGGCTTGTTACGAAGGTATCAGTTTGGTAGGTGCCTCGAGGGTTGTTTTGCTTGATGTTGTGTGGAATCCCTCGGTTGAGAAGCAAGCAATAAGCCGTGCTTATAGGCTCGGCCAAAAGAAGCTTGTGTTTACTTACCATTTGATCACTAAGGGGACAACGGACGAGAAAAAATGTGGTCGACAAGCTGTGAAGGACCAGTTGTCAGAGTTCGTGTTCTTTCATTCCGAAGGTGGGGCTCAAAATCGTCAACTCTTTTCATCCGCTGAATTGGAAGATAAAATTCTGGAGCAGATCATTGAGCAAGAAAAGTTCAGACACATAATTGAAAAAGTAGCTATTAAGAAACCAAATCTACTTTGA
- the LOC112803176 gene encoding SNF2 domain-containing protein CLASSY 3-like isoform X1 yields MHSNTIPVASRTRSRKTATTTMSLSSSDDDEVVVKGETPPKPQPERGSAEGSGNRDGENVKEGENREDITRKRRKFGVDILIDQGPIPDGKSVAHRTRSHFPKSKKHLLFGTFSQPICLADDDDDEEQEQEQEKEEGQEPGKQGEDDEEEHVEEEEEEEEDDDDDNDDDDDESLYESEETDLEEEDDDDDDDYSVERDACMNNVANFEGKKQKRKRVDVASMLRDMMFGKGEVPLLESVEEESGATVVTMDVPTRSPFNSEKHAPPEKSTEQEVLDAIWAEMERGFSSDPFEEEQGSNEFKCRGSKREKGSAFEFTRKREDQDLKGFGGEFQDCVAQEKGKLSSKSSIEGGNSCVDFPFKFTFLTKEPPAEKSQDEKEIDTIWSEMELGLHVIQQDSASAPQQGENNANSDRDQFPVEGDANTPPLFRCQKGEHNLVLDEEIGLICKYCLHVALEIKNWVPPFVESPWEKSDRRDYYYYGDDVDRSVLDELHDRTSWSDDYNLGNHKGTVWDMIPGVKKTMYPHQCEAFEFLWSHLAGGIFLDQLKEENTGNGCVVSHAPGTGKTRLAIVFIQAYMKLYPACSPMIIAPKSMLLTWEEEFKLWKVDIPFHNVNNSEYSGNENETARNLINKFGRNASTQAAKRNCRTAKFYSWKLGKSILGISYKLFELLTRQGSRDKVLRKFLLEQPSLLVLDEGHTPRNKTSAVWKSVSEIETKRRIILSGTPFQNNFRELYTTLCLARPKFADLNPRDEHRGRWQYLVNSYGKVTDSSRKLKILKEIREMIQPFVHVYKGTILQDSLPGLRQLVVILKPTQLQEKLLQDIKKRFDNVLKLEYEESVAAFHPSLCEIAEDKEKIQKCRLNPNESAKTKFLMELIRISGIFNEKVLIFSQFIEPLKLLLSQLKQHFSWTEGREVLQMHGKQEAKLRQASIHTFNDPNSKVRVMLASTKACYEGISLVGASRVVLLDVVWNPSVEKQAISRAYRLGQKKLVFTYHLITKGTTDEKKCGRQAVKDQLSEFVFFHSEGGAQNRQLFSSAELEDKILEQIIEQEKFRHIIEKVAIKKPNLL; encoded by the exons ATGCATTCCAACACTATTCCTGTTGCCTCCAGAACTCGTTCAAGAAAGACCGCCACAACCACCATGAGCCTGAGTAGCTCCGACGATGACGAAGTCGTCGTTAAAGGGGAAACTCCCCCGAAACCTCAACCTGAACGCGGCAGCGCAGAAGGCAGCGGTAACAGAGACGGCGAGAATGTGAAGGAGGGCGAGAACAGAGAAGATATaacgaggaaaagaagaaaatttgGGGTTGACATTTTGATTGACCAGGGTCCCATCCCCGATGGTAAGAGTGTTGCACACAGGACTCGTTCCCATTTCCCGAAGAGCAAGAAGCACCTCCTTTTTGGGACTTTTAGTCAACCAATTTGTCttgctgatgatgatgatgatgaagaacaagaacaagaacaagaaaaggaagaagggcAAGAACCTGGGAAGCAAggtgaagatgatgaagaagaacatgtggaggaggaggaggaggaggaggaagacgaCGACGACGACAACGACGACGATGACGACGAGTCTCTTTATGAATCAGAAGAAACTGATTTGGAggaggaggatgatgatgatgacgacgactACAGCGTAGAGAGAGATGCATGTATGAACAATGTGGCCAATTTCGAAGGGAAGAAGCAAAAGCGGAAGCGTGTTGATGTGGCTAGCATGTTAAGGGATATGATGTTTGGCAAGGGAGAGGTGCCTTTGCTGGAATCTGTGGAAGAAGAATCAGGTGCAACTGTGGTGACCATGGACGTGCCAACAAGGTCCCCTTTCAACAGTGAGAAGCACGCGCCACCGGAGAAATCGACTGAGCAGGAAGTGCTGGATGCTATTTGGGCTGAGATGGAGCGTGGCTTCAGCTCTGATCCTTTTGAAGAGGAGCAGGGTTCTAATGAATTCAAATGCAGAGGTTCCAAGAGGGAAAAGGGATCTGCTTTTGAATTTACAAGGAAGAGAGAAGATCAAGATCTAAAAGGGTTTGGTGGGGAGTTTCAGGATTGTGTTGCCCAAGAGAAGGGTAAATTGTCTAGCAAGTCAAGCATTGAGGGGGGAAATTCATGTGTGGATTTTCCTTTCAAGTTTACTTTTTTAACTAAGGAACCGCCAGCGGAGAAATcccaagatgagaaagaaatagATACGATCTGGTCTGAGATGGAGCTTGGTCTTCATGTTATCCAACAAGACTCTGCTTCTGCTCCTCAG CAGGGTGAAAATAATGCTAATTCGGATCGTGATCAATTTCCGGTGGAAGGTGATGCTAACACACCCCCTCTTTTTCGCTGTCAAAAAGGGGAACACAATCTTGTTCTTGATGAGGAAATTGGGCTTATCTGTAAATATTGCTTGCATGTGGCACTGGAGATCAAGAATTGGGTTCCTCCTTTT gttgaaagtccatgggaaaaATCTGACAGgagagattattattattatggggaTGATGTTGACCGGTCTGTCTTGGATGAGCTTCATGATCGAACTTCTTGGAGTGATGATTATAACCTTGGTAATCACAAGGGGACAGTGTGGGATATGATTCCTGGAGTGAAGAAGACTATGTATCCTCATCAATGCGAAGCTTTTGAATTTCTCTGGAGTCATTTAGCTGGTGGAATTTTTCTTGATCAGCTTAAAGAAGAAAACACTGGAAATGGATGCGTTGTATCTCATGCTCCTGGCACGGGGAAAACCCGTCTTGCTATTGTATTTATCCAGGCTTACATGAAGTTATATCCAGCATGCTCACCAATGATTATTGCTCCTAAAAGCATGCTCCTTACATGGGAAGAGGAGTTCAAACTATGGAAGGTTGACATTCCCTTTCACAATGTGAACAACTCTGAATACTCTGGCAACGAGAATGAAACAGCTCGTAATCTTATCAATAAATTTGGTCGTAATGCTTCAACTCAGGCAGCAAAGCGGAATTGTCGTACAGCTAAGTTCTATTCCTGGAAGCTTGGCAAAAGCATCTTGGGAATTAGCTACAAATTGTTCGAGCTACTTACCCGGCAGGGCTCCCGGGACAAGGTCCTGAGGAAGTTCCTTCTTGAACAGCCTAGTTTGCTAGTTCTTGACGAAGGGCACACTCCCCGCAATAAGACATCTGCTGTATGGAAATCCGTCTCTGAAATTGAAACAAAGAGACGCATCATCCTTTCCGGAACTCCCTTTCAAAACAACTTTAGGGAGCTATACACCACACTGTGCTTGGCAAGGCCTAAATTTGCTGACTTGAATCCAAGAGATGAACATAGAGGGAGATGGCAATATCTTGTCAATTCATATGGAAAGGTTACTGATTCCAGTAGAAAATTAAAGATATTGAAAGAGATCCGAGAAATGATTCAACCTTTTGTTCATGTATACAAGGGAACCATACTGCAAGACAGTCTCCCAGGGTTGAGGCAGTTGGTAGTCATATTGAAGCCAACCCAGTTGCAGGAGAAATTGCTTCAAGATATTAAGAAGAGATTTGATAATGTGCTTAAATTAGAATACGAAGAGTCTGTAGCAGCGTTTCATCCTTCTCTTTGCGAGATAGCTGAAGACAAGGAGAAGATACAAAAGTGTAGATTGAACCCCAACGAAAGTGCCAAAACAAAGTTCTTAATGGAACTTATCAGGATCAGTGGAATTTTCAatgaaaaagttttgatttttagTCAATTCATTGAACCTTTGAAGCTTCTACTGAGCCAGCTGAAGCAACATTTTAGTTGGACCGAAGGAAGAGAGGTGTTACAAATGCATGGAAAACAAGAAGCAAAGCTTCGACAGGCTTCAATCCACACTTTCAATGATCCGAACAGCAAAGTAAGGGTAATGCTAGCATCAACCAAGGCTTGTTACGAAGGTATCAGTTTGGTAGGTGCCTCGAGGGTTGTTTTGCTTGATGTTGTGTGGAATCCCTCGGTTGAGAAGCAAGCAATAAGCCGTGCTTATAGGCTCGGCCAAAAGAAGCTTGTGTTTACTTACCATTTGATCACTAAGGGGACAACGGACGAGAAAAAATGTGGTCGACAAGCTGTGAAGGACCAGTTGTCAGAGTTCGTGTTCTTTCATTCCGAAGGTGGGGCTCAAAATCGTCAACTCTTTTCATCCGCTGAATTGGAAGATAAAATTCTGGAGCAGATCATTGAGCAAGAAAAGTTCAGACACATAATTGAAAAAGTAGCTATTAAGAAACCAAATCTACTTTGA
- the LOC112800389 gene encoding large ribosomal subunit protein eL43 has protein sequence MTKRTKKAGIVGKYGTRYGASLRKQIKKMEVSQHSKFFCEFCGKYAVKRKAVGIWGCKDCGKVKAGGAYTLNTASAVTVRSTIRRLREQTES, from the exons ATG ACTAAGAGAACGAAGAAGGCAGGCATCGTCGGAAAATATG GTACCAGATATGGTGCTAGTCTGCGGAAGCAGATTAAGAAGATGGAGGTTAGTCAGCACAGCAAGTTCTTCTGTGAATTTTGTGGCAAG TATGCTGTGAAGAGGAAGGCTGTAGGAATATGGGGATGCAAGGATTGTGGAAAAGTGAAAGCAGGCGGTGCCTACACATTGAA CACCGCTAGTGCCGTCACTGTGCGGAGTACTATCCGGAGGTTGAGGGAACAAACTGAGAGTTAA